One part of the Microlunatus elymi genome encodes these proteins:
- a CDS encoding AEC family transporter codes for MGGVLQGFLTIVIVIGVGFLIAHLKIAGANAQTVLARLAFFVASPALMVTVLSETDVRQIFSTNLIASISCVAVSATLYVLAARLIFRRSAPDTVIGTFCSAYVNAGNLGLPMAAYVLGSASWIVPMLLTQMILLQPLGLAILDLTTNAQATGRARWLRLISQPFRNPLMIGSLVGLLLSIFSVQLPRWVNDPLHMIGDMAVPAMLIAYGISLRLGPLPGRGEPKVQIGYIVLLKLIVQPLVGYLMAEFVLGLPAEAVLAVTVVAALPTAQNVFTHAVRYDRGVILARDSIFVTTVLSLPVLVGIAALLSP; via the coding sequence GTGGGCGGAGTCCTGCAGGGCTTCCTCACGATCGTGATCGTGATCGGGGTCGGCTTCCTGATCGCCCATCTGAAGATCGCCGGCGCCAACGCCCAGACCGTGCTGGCCCGGCTGGCGTTCTTCGTGGCCAGCCCGGCGCTGATGGTCACGGTGCTGTCCGAGACCGACGTCCGGCAGATCTTCTCCACCAACCTGATCGCCTCGATCAGCTGCGTTGCGGTCAGTGCGACCCTGTACGTACTGGCCGCCCGGCTGATCTTCCGACGCAGCGCCCCCGACACCGTGATCGGCACCTTCTGCTCCGCGTACGTCAACGCCGGCAATCTCGGTCTGCCGATGGCCGCGTACGTGTTGGGCAGCGCCTCCTGGATCGTGCCGATGTTGCTGACGCAGATGATCTTGCTGCAACCGCTGGGGCTGGCGATCCTCGACCTGACCACCAACGCTCAGGCCACCGGCCGCGCTCGCTGGCTCCGGCTGATCAGCCAGCCGTTCCGCAACCCGCTGATGATCGGGTCACTGGTCGGGCTGCTGCTGTCGATCTTCTCAGTCCAGTTGCCGCGCTGGGTCAACGACCCGCTGCACATGATCGGCGACATGGCGGTGCCGGCGATGCTGATCGCGTACGGGATCTCGCTGCGGCTCGGCCCGTTGCCCGGACGTGGGGAGCCGAAGGTCCAGATCGGCTACATCGTGCTGCTCAAGCTGATCGTCCAGCCGCTGGTCGGCTACCTGATGGCCGAGTTCGTGCTGGGTCTGCCGGCCGAGGCGGTGCTCGCGGTCACCGTGGTCGCCGCGCTGCCGACCGCCCAGAACGTCTTCACCCATGCGGTTCGTTACGACCGCGGCGTGATCCTGGCGCGGGATTCGATCTTCGTCACCACCGTGCTGTCGCTGCCGGTGCTGGTGGGCATCGCCGCCCTCCTGTCCCCGTGA
- a CDS encoding vitamin B12-dependent ribonucleotide reductase has protein sequence MSETTRSDQKSQAGKEQTGKKLAGSAQQRGLRIERVFTTEGVHPYDEVSWEPRDVVQTNWKTGETVFEQKGAEFPDFWSVNASTIVTTKYFRGAVGTDAREHSLKQLINRVVRTYRKSGEESGYFATTADADIFEHELTWMLLHQFFSFNSPVWFNVGTNAPQQVSACFILSVDDSMDSILNWYKEEGFIFKGGSGAGLNLSRIRSSKELLSSGGTASGPVSFMRGADASAGTIKSGGATRRAAKMVVLDVDHPDIEEFVETKAREEDKIRALRDAGFDMDLGGKDIASVQYQNANNSVRVTDEFMRAVEDGAEFGLRARHTGEVIETVDARELFAKIAQAAWECADPGLQYDDTINDWHTNPETGRITASNPCSEYMSLDNSSCNLASLNLLKFLRDDDTFDAGLFSKAVELIITAMDISISFADFPTEAITKTTKDYRQLGIGYANLGALLMATGHGYDSEGGRAVAAAITSLMTGVAYRRSAELAAVVGPYAGYARNADAHQRVMRKHQAANDELRTLSSFDGDIHKLAGKEWAQVIKLGQQNGFRNAQASLLAPTGTIGFMMDCDTTGIEPDFSLVKFKKLVGGGSMQIVNQTIPRALKMLGYTGETSEAIVEYIAENGHVIDAPGLKPEHYEVFDCAMGQRSIKPMGHVRMMAATQPFLSGAISKTVNLPEAATVEDIAEVYREGWKLGLKALAVYRDNCKVGQPLSDGKAKSKDTLVEPEQKTEAVKVEYRPTRKRLPKSRPSRTTSFSVGGAEGYMTSGSYPDDGLGEVFLKLGKQGSTLAGVMDAFSIAVSIGLQYGVPLQTFVEKFTNLKFEPAGLTDDPDVRMAQSIMDYIFRRLALDYLTFEQRSELGIYTATERARQVETGSYLPPEPEDDEASEAESLKAESLSAGAKAEPVAAQTKVTEAEPVAPSVAPKAAHTTAELMESISGLSVDAPLCFTCGTKMRPSGSCYVCEGCGSTSGCS, from the coding sequence ATGTCCGAAACGACCCGATCGGACCAGAAGTCCCAAGCCGGTAAGGAACAGACCGGCAAGAAGCTGGCCGGCAGTGCGCAGCAGCGCGGTCTGCGGATCGAGCGCGTCTTCACCACCGAGGGCGTCCATCCGTACGACGAGGTCAGCTGGGAACCGCGAGACGTCGTCCAGACCAACTGGAAGACCGGCGAGACCGTCTTCGAGCAGAAGGGCGCGGAGTTCCCCGACTTCTGGAGCGTGAACGCCTCCACCATCGTCACCACCAAGTACTTCCGCGGCGCGGTCGGCACCGATGCCCGCGAGCACAGCCTGAAGCAGCTGATCAACCGGGTGGTGCGGACCTACCGCAAGTCCGGCGAGGAGAGCGGCTATTTCGCCACCACCGCCGACGCCGACATCTTCGAGCACGAGCTGACCTGGATGCTGCTGCACCAGTTCTTCAGCTTCAACTCGCCGGTCTGGTTCAACGTCGGCACTAACGCCCCGCAACAGGTCAGCGCCTGTTTCATCCTCAGTGTCGACGACTCGATGGACTCGATCCTGAACTGGTACAAGGAAGAGGGGTTCATCTTCAAGGGCGGCTCGGGTGCCGGTCTGAACCTGTCGAGGATCCGTTCCTCCAAGGAGCTGCTGAGCTCCGGCGGCACCGCCTCGGGTCCGGTGTCGTTCATGCGCGGTGCGGACGCGTCGGCCGGCACCATCAAGTCCGGCGGCGCCACCCGGCGAGCAGCCAAGATGGTGGTCCTCGACGTCGATCACCCCGACATCGAGGAGTTCGTCGAGACCAAGGCGCGCGAGGAGGACAAGATCCGCGCGCTGCGGGACGCCGGCTTCGACATGGATCTCGGCGGCAAGGACATCGCCTCCGTCCAGTACCAGAACGCGAACAACTCGGTCCGGGTCACCGATGAGTTCATGCGGGCGGTCGAGGACGGCGCCGAGTTCGGGCTGCGCGCCCGGCACACCGGCGAGGTGATCGAGACCGTCGACGCCCGCGAGCTGTTCGCCAAGATCGCCCAGGCCGCCTGGGAGTGCGCCGATCCCGGCCTGCAGTACGACGACACCATCAACGACTGGCACACCAACCCCGAGACCGGCCGGATCACCGCGTCCAACCCGTGCTCGGAGTACATGAGCCTGGACAACAGCTCCTGCAACCTGGCCAGCCTGAACCTGCTCAAGTTCCTGCGGGACGACGACACGTTCGACGCCGGGCTGTTCAGCAAGGCGGTCGAGCTGATCATCACCGCGATGGACATCTCGATCAGCTTCGCCGACTTCCCGACCGAGGCCATCACCAAGACCACCAAGGACTATCGGCAGCTCGGCATCGGCTACGCCAACCTGGGCGCGCTGCTGATGGCCACCGGCCACGGGTACGACTCCGAGGGCGGCCGCGCGGTCGCCGCCGCCATCACCTCGCTGATGACCGGCGTCGCCTACCGTCGATCGGCGGAGTTGGCCGCGGTGGTCGGTCCGTACGCCGGCTACGCCCGCAACGCGGACGCGCACCAACGGGTGATGCGCAAGCATCAGGCGGCGAACGACGAGCTGCGGACGCTGTCCTCCTTCGACGGCGACATCCACAAACTGGCCGGCAAGGAATGGGCACAGGTGATCAAGCTCGGCCAGCAGAACGGCTTCCGCAACGCGCAGGCCTCACTGCTGGCTCCGACCGGCACCATCGGCTTCATGATGGACTGCGACACCACCGGCATCGAGCCGGACTTCTCGCTGGTCAAGTTCAAGAAGCTGGTCGGCGGCGGTTCGATGCAGATCGTCAACCAGACCATCCCGCGGGCCCTGAAGATGCTCGGCTACACCGGTGAGACCAGCGAGGCGATCGTCGAGTACATCGCCGAGAACGGTCATGTGATCGACGCTCCCGGACTGAAACCGGAGCACTACGAGGTCTTCGACTGCGCGATGGGTCAGCGTTCCATCAAACCGATGGGCCACGTCCGGATGATGGCGGCCACCCAGCCATTCCTGTCCGGTGCGATCTCCAAGACGGTCAACCTGCCGGAGGCGGCGACCGTGGAGGACATCGCCGAGGTCTACCGCGAGGGTTGGAAGCTCGGGCTGAAGGCGCTGGCCGTCTACCGCGACAACTGCAAGGTCGGTCAGCCGCTCAGCGACGGCAAGGCCAAGTCCAAGGACACCTTGGTCGAGCCGGAGCAGAAGACCGAGGCGGTCAAGGTCGAGTACCGGCCGACCCGCAAGCGGCTGCCGAAGTCGCGGCCGAGTCGGACGACGTCCTTCTCGGTCGGCGGCGCCGAGGGCTACATGACCTCCGGTTCCTACCCGGACGACGGTCTGGGCGAGGTCTTCCTCAAACTGGGCAAGCAGGGTTCGACCCTGGCCGGCGTGATGGACGCGTTCTCGATCGCGGTCTCGATCGGGCTGCAGTACGGTGTGCCGCTGCAGACGTTCGTGGAGAAGTTCACCAACCTGAAGTTCGAGCCGGCCGGTCTGACCGACGACCCGGACGTCCGGATGGCGCAGTCGATCATGGACTACATCTTCCGTCGGCTGGCGCTGGACTACCTGACCTTCGAGCAGCGCTCGGAGCTGGGCATCTACACCGCGACCGAGCGGGCCCGTCAGGTGGAGACCGGGTCCTACCTGCCGCCCGAGCCGGAGGACGACGAGGCCAGTGAGGCCGAGTCGCTGAAGGCCGAGTCACTGAGCGCAGGGGCGAAGGCGGAACCGGTGGCGGCGCAGACCAAGGTGACCGAAGCCGAGCCGGTGGCGCCGAGCGTCGCGCCGAAGGCGGCGCACACCACCGCTGAGCTGATGGAGTCGATCTCCGGGTTGAGCGTCGACGCCCCGTTGTGCTTCACCTGCGGGACGAAGATGCGCCCGAGCGGCAGCTGCTACGTCTGTGAGGGCTGCGGCTCGACCAGCGGCTGCAGCTGA